The window CCTCAACTCAAATCATGTAAAATGCACTTTAtgatgacgaaagaacattattgaaactcaaaattattattattaggctattattgttgtcttttctgataaaagtcatgctcagcagtttaaatactgtaggaaaatgatacagtagatcttctttataatgcttaaacattctactgaagtaGATTTGACATACATACTTAAATAAAGGGGAAAGTAAGGATGTTTTTGATCCTCATatttattagactattattgttgtctttttggatgaaaagtcatgctcagcagttaacaaaactgaatggaaattacagatctgctttgttcttataattcttatacattctactgaagtcagtaggtttgtagtcatgcaagttttaatgtaggagaaggtaaggacgttattgaaactcactattttTAGActattattggaaaaaaaaatgtacatgccgtggtatttttttatttgtaaaaagtgTACTGTGGCAGAAAAAAAggctgggaaacactgctctagagacggttgtgtgtgaaaatcccaggagatcagcagttacagaaatactcaaaccagctcgttgGGCACCAACAATACTACCATAGTAGAAATCACTGAGATGACATTTTTtcccaatctgatggttgatgtgaacattaactgaagctcctgacctgtatctgcatgattttatgcaatgcactgctgccacatgattggctgattagataatcgcatgaatcagtaggtgtacaggtgaacctaataaagtggtcggggAGTGTATATTTGcatgtatctgaatattttgcaatcaaaataaaatatgtttttatatacatataattaataACTTTGTTTCCCGCAGTTTTTaattccattatgtcatttgcaatgcttcataggattattgttcattccctcattaacaATGTTAAGTGCACAGTacacacttttgtctttttgtctgattttcaaatacttttttgcttataATGAATAATGCTTTGATTAAACTCAGTGCAGGTGAttaatggcttagaactcttttatgaaggatgtTATAGTATCCTTATGGAAAAATTAATGGCAAACATAGTTTCGAATTGTAGatgactgaaaaagtgggtgAGCACTGTTGCGCTATATTAAATGTCTATATTATGTCAGGGAAAGGCGAAAATGTGCTACTGTTTACTGAAACCTATTCATTAACATGCTTATTTTCACATTAAACTGCAATGACATTACTTAAATTGAATTTAGATATTGTATATAATTTTACATTGTACAAGGTGATACCACAGTATCAATTTTAGCAAATTATTTCTGTAAATCTTACACAGTGGCCTCTTTGATACCTAATCATTTTGAGTTCTCTTTAGTCATCTCATGGTGTATTTGGGGGTCAGCAACACACACCATTTACCTGTTAGTGTGGCGGTGCATCCCATTCCACATCCAAAATTCAATAAGAGTCAACCAGGTCATGACATCATGCTTCTAAAGGTACCATATAATGTTTAACAATTAACACAAGCATTACCTAGAAACATGGTCTTTAACGGCATGAAACGATTGATGTTATCAGATTATAATTTCACcccaattaatacatttaaattaattgaatttcTTTTAACTCCAGACAAACTCATTACAGATGTAGGGATTATCTGCTCAAACAATAACTTTACGTATTTCTTTTCAGCTTGAAACCTCAGCAACTTTGAACAAGATTGTAAAAACCATCACACTGCCAAAAACTGAGAATGAGGAAATCTCAAAGAACTGCATGGTCATGGGTTGGGGCTGGCAGAATTACAGTATGGAGTCTCCATCAAGGGTCCTCAAAGAAGTAAATGTGACTCTCTTAGACTCCAAAAACTGTGGCCCAAATGACACCATATGCACTGAAGGATATTATGGGCCTTCATTGGTGTGTATTTCATGtgaaacatctcaaaacatctcattctgttcaaacattttaaatagtgTAGTTTGACAATTATGGATAATCAAATCCAACTTTTCATCCTCAGGGAGACTCTGGGGGACCACTTGTTTGTGGAGATGTTGTCCAGGGCATTGTATCTTATTACATACATGAGTCAAAAAACATCTACCGCTCAAGGTACACCCATATTGCCCACTACCTTCCATGGATTCATCAAGTTATGAAGAATCCTAATCAGCTGCAACATGAAACATGGAAGGGGAAGCTGGATAAACTCATTTAATATGTTTGGTTTCAATATTGAGCCATTTAATAATGGGCTGCGTGTCCTCTGCATTACATACAAACTGCAAATGTGCaagtttaaaataaagttttaatcaTGCATCACCCTTTCAAAGTCTGTTCAAATGCATTTCACTTTTCCTGTGGcatcattatatttattatatttacatataaaattacTATGCTGTGTTGGTCTCCATTGCCACACCACTGGTCTCCAGATCTGCAAGCACAGCCTGTTGGTttacaaaatctttgtgaatTTATTTGCAAAAGCAAATGCCATTTAATGGATACATTTTATCTCAGTAATCACATTACACTGCAAGATTTATAAGACTGTGTATCTATACACAACCTGGTGtcactttattaggtatacctTTATGCTTATTGCAACAATCTGATCAATCTCTCAGAAACCAATGTATACTTAGCTTTTACACAATTCTTATTAACTTATGGGTTAATTTTGTCATGCGATTACTGCAGGTCTTATCACCAAAGTGTGGTTACATTTTGAAACAGCAAAAGCTTATTAGCACTGAGCTGTAATCAGGTCTTCCTTTCAACTGTCTCAAATCTCAGTGCTGTTGCATCAGTAAAACTGATCTAAAAGCAGCAGTGCAATTTCTAAAGTTATCTTCCTGATATGCATCCCTTGAATCACTGTATAAAACACGAAGACAACTCCTCAGTAGTCCTCAGAGCATGACTGAACTATATCTGCAATGAGCATCCTTTGGCTTATAGCTGTTCTGCTACTGCTGCATTACTGTGCTTCAGGTAAAAAGCTCCACTTCCTGTATGTATAAGACTTTAGTAATTacattagacattttttttttagaatatgcaTTTCCATAGAACTGACTGTCATCATGAGTTATGTACTCATAATACAGAATATACTATGaaaatatcatgaatttgttttccCCCTGCAAAATCTCTCATGTGAGTTTGCTTTTGCTTATATTACACATATACAATGAGAAGAGCAAAGGGTTTGTAGATGCTCCGAGTTTAAAATGCTTGACTTACAAGATAATCTTTCATAGGTGTCTGCATTGTTGGCGGAAAAGTCTCCATTCCACACAGCCGACCACACATGGTTTACGTTCATGACTCAGAAACAAAAGAATCATGTGGTGGTTTTTTGGTAAGAGAGGATTTTGTGATGACAGCTGCCCACTGCAATAAGAAGTAAGTGAAATGATTTAGTACATGACCTTTGTCATCAAAAGCTATAGTGTTGGGAGTTCACTACAGCTAACTGAACAAGAAGCTTATTTTCAgcttaatagagtgcaacagtctggttccagaagtgaa of the Myxocyprinus asiaticus isolate MX2 ecotype Aquarium Trade chromosome 49, UBuf_Myxa_2, whole genome shotgun sequence genome contains:
- the si:ch211-212d10.1 gene encoding granzyme G isoform X3 — protein: MSILWLIAVLLLLHYCASGVCMHHGIIGGKVSIPHSRPYMVYIRDSETKASCGGFLVREDFVMTAAHCNKNHLMVYLGVSNTHHLPVSVAVHPIPHPKFNKSQPGHDIMLLKLETSATLNKIVKTITLPKTENEEISKNCMVMGWGWQNYSMESPSRVLKEVNVTLLDSKNCGPNDTICTEGYYGPSLGDSGGPLVCGDVVQGIVSYYIHESKNIYRSRYTHIAHYLPWIHQVMKNPNQLQHETWKGKLDKLI